In Dama dama isolate Ldn47 chromosome 20, ASM3311817v1, whole genome shotgun sequence, a single window of DNA contains:
- the LOC133040947 gene encoding probable transmembrane reductase CYB561D1, translating into MQSLEVGLVLAPPREPRLTRWLRRGSGILAHLVAVGFTIFLTVLSRPGTSLFSWHPVFMALAFCLCMAEAILLFSPEHSLFFFCSRKARIRLHWAGQTLAILGAALGLGFIISSRTRSELPHLASWHSWVGALTLLATISQALCGLCLLCPRAARVSRVARLKLYHLTCGLVVYLMATVTVLLGMHSVWFQAQIKGAAWYLCLALPLYPALVVMHQISSSYLPRKKMEM; encoded by the exons ATGCAGTCTCTGGAGGTAGGTCTGGTTCTCGCTCCGCCGAGGGAGCCGAGACTGACCCGCTGGCTGCGGAGAGGCAGTGGGATCTTGGCGCATCTGGTCGCTGTGGGCTTCACCATCTTCCTGACAGTGCTGTCCCGGCCAGGAACAA GTCTTTTCTCCTGGCACCCTGTATTCATGGCCTTGGCG TTCTGCCTCTGCATGGCTGAGGCCATCCTGCTCTTCTCGCCCGAGCACTCCCTGTTCTTCTTCTGCTCCCGAAAGGCCCGGATCCGACTCCACTGGGCAGGGCAGACCCTAGCCATCCTCGGTGCAGCCCTGGGCCTGGGCTTCATCATCTCCAGCAGGACCCGCAGTGAGCTGCCCCACCTGGCGTCCTGGCACAGCTGGGTAGGGGCTCTGACATTGCTGGCCACTATCAGCCAGGCACTGTGTGGACTTTGCCTCCTGTGTCCCCGGGCAGCCAGGGTCTCAAGGGTGGCTCGTCTCAAGCTCTACCATCTGACATGTGGACTGGTGGTCTACCTGATGGCTACAGTAACAGTGCTTCTGGGCATGCACTCTGTGTGGTTCCAGGCTCAGATCAAAGGTGCAGCCTGGTACCTGTGCCTGGCGCTGCCCCTCTATCCAGCCCTGGTAGTAATGCACCAGATCTCCAGCTCCTACTTGccaaggaagaaaatggaaatgtgA
- the AMIGO1 gene encoding amphoterin-induced protein 1 yields the protein MQPPRDLRGLWLLLLSLFLLLFEVARAGRPVVSCPAACLCASNILSCSKQQLPNVPHSLPSYTALLDLSHNNLSRLRAEWTPTRLTHLHSLLLSHNHLNFISSEAFSPVPNLRYLDLSSNQLRTLDEFLFSELQVLEVLLLYNNHIMAVDRCAFDDMTQLQKLYLSQNQISRFPLELVKEGAKLPKLTLLDLSSNKLKNLPLPDLQKLPAWIKNGLYLHNNPLHCDCELYQLFSHWQYRQLSSVMDFQEDLYCMSSKKLHNVFNLSFLNCSEYKERAWEAHLGDSLTIKCDTKQQGMTKVWVTPSNERVLDEVANSTVTVSKDGSLHFHRVQIEHGGVYTCYAMGEAFNETLSVELKVYNFTLHGHHDTLNTAYTTLVGCILSVVLVLIYLYLTPCRCWCRGVEKPSSHQADSLSSSMLSTTPNHDPMAGGDKDDGFDRRVAFLEPAGPAQGQNGKLKPGNTLPVPEATGKGQRRMSDPESVSSVFSDTPIVV from the coding sequence ATGCAACCCCCACGAGACCTGCGAGGCCTCTGGCTCCTGCTGCTGTCCCTGTTCCTGCTCCTCTTTGAGGTGGCCAGAGCTGGCCGGCCGGTGGTGAGCTGTCCTGCCGCCTGCCTGTGCGCCAGCAACATCCTCAGCTGCTCCAAGCAGCAGCTGCCCAACGTGCCCCACTCCCTGCCCAGCTACACCGCCCTCCTGGACCTCAGCCACAACAACCTGAGCCGTCTGCGGGCCGAGTGGACCCCCACGCGCCTGACCCACCTGCACTCCCTGCTGCTGAGCCACAACCACCTGAATTTCATCTCCTCTGAGGCCTTTTCCCCGGTTCCCAACCTGCGCTACCTGGACCTCTCCTCCAACCAGCTGCGGACGCTGGATGAGTTCCTGTTCAGCGAACTGCAGGTCCTTGAGGTGCTGCTGCTCTACAATAACCACATCATGGCAGTGGACCGCTGCGCCTTTGACGACATGACCCAGCTGCAGAAACTCTACTTGAGTCAGAACCAGATCTCCCGCTTCCCTCTGGAACTGGTCAAGGAAGGAGCCAAGCTCCCCAAACTAACGCTCCTGGACCTTTCCTCCAACAAGCTGAAGAACTTACCATTGCCTGACCTGCAGAAGCTGCCCGCCTGGATCAAGAATGGGCTATACCTACACAACAACCCCCTGCACTGCGACTGCGAGCTCTACCAGCTCTTTTCCCACTGGCAGTACCGGCAGCTGAGTTCCGTGATGGACTTTCAGGAGGACCTGTACTGCATGAGCTCCAAGAAACTGCACAATGTCTTCAACCTGAGTTTCCTCAATTGCAGCGAGTACAAGGAGCGTGCCTGGGAGGCCCACCTGGGTGACTCCTTGACCATCAAGTGTGACACCAAGCAGCAGGGGATGACCAAGGTGTGGGTGACACCCAGCAATGAACGGGTGCTGGATGAGGTGGCCAACAGCACGGTGACCGTGTCCAAGGATGGCAGTCTTCATTTCCATCGGGTGCAGATCGAGCATGGGGGTGTGTATACCTGCTATGCCATGGGGGAGGCTTTCAATGAGACCCTGTCTGTGGAGTTGAAAGTGTACAATTTCACCTTGCACGGACACCATGACACCCTCAACACAGCCTATACCACCCTTGTGGGCTGTATCCTCAGTGTAGTCCTGGTCCTCATATACCTGTACCTCACCCCGTGCCGCTGCTGGTGCCGGGGTGTTGAGAAACCTTCCAGCCATCAGGCAGACAGCCTCAGTTCTTCCATGCTTAGTACCACACCCAACCACGACCCTATGGCTGGCGGGGACAAGGATGATGGTTTTGACCGGCGGGTGGCCTTCCTGGAACCTGCTGGACCTGCGCAGGGTCAAAACGGCAAGCTCAAGCCGGGCAACACCCTGCCAGTGCCTGAGGCGACAGGCAAGGGCCAGCGGAGGATGTCGGATCCAGAATCGGTCAGCTCGGTCTTCTCTGATACGCCCATTGTGGTGTGA